Proteins from one Geomonas agri genomic window:
- a CDS encoding DUF116 domain-containing protein, whose translation MGHKGAYQKPPQKRLFVALMGVTCLLVVGLIYLGWYIPTMGLANIHPDLPRVVGMVFAVLSGIAVLGTVLLVLTTALGKDILGTKFMRGVVIKFLLPLIEQIGRLCGISKDTIRQSFVAMNNSLVVSQRLKIKADRILILLPHCLQLAECEIKVTGEIDKCLRCGRCDIMGLADLARKYSVDISVATGGTLARKVIIEKRPKLVLAVACERDLTSGIKDCYPLPVIGVLNDRPFGPCFNTRVDVDKIDAALRSVLA comes from the coding sequence TTGGGGCATAAGGGCGCATATCAGAAGCCGCCCCAGAAGCGGCTCTTCGTGGCCTTAATGGGGGTGACCTGCCTGTTGGTGGTGGGGCTCATCTACTTGGGGTGGTACATCCCGACCATGGGCCTGGCCAACATCCACCCGGACCTGCCGCGCGTGGTAGGGATGGTTTTCGCCGTCCTCTCCGGCATCGCCGTCCTGGGGACCGTCCTGTTGGTGCTCACTACTGCCCTTGGGAAGGACATCCTTGGCACGAAGTTCATGCGCGGGGTGGTGATCAAGTTCCTGCTCCCGCTTATCGAGCAGATCGGCAGGCTGTGCGGCATCTCCAAGGACACCATCCGCCAGTCCTTCGTGGCCATGAACAACTCCCTGGTGGTTTCCCAACGTCTGAAGATCAAGGCGGACCGGATCCTGATCCTGCTCCCCCACTGCCTGCAGCTCGCCGAGTGCGAGATCAAGGTCACCGGCGAAATCGACAAGTGCCTGCGCTGCGGTCGCTGCGACATCATGGGGCTAGCCGACCTGGCCCGCAAGTACAGTGTCGACATCTCCGTGGCGACCGGCGGTACGCTGGCGCGCAAGGTCATCATCGAGAAGCGCCCCAAGCTGGTCCTGGCGGTCGCTTGCGAACGTGATCTCACCTCCGGCATCAAGGACTGCTACCCCCTCCCGGTGATCGGGGTACTCAACGATCGCCCCTTCGGCCCCTGCTTCAATACCCGCGTCGACGTCGACAAGATCGATGCCGCGCTCCGCTCGGTGCTGGCCTAG
- the def gene encoding peptide deformylase → MLRKILTYPDPELKKRSLPVTVINEKTRELVRDMAETMYDAPGVGLAAPQIGVHQRIVVIDVSSQDESPELIVAINPEIVHAEGEAYEEEGCLSVPKFSANVRRHARVVVKMLNLDGEEVVIRADDLLAIAFQHEIDHLDGVLFIDHLSPLKKGIFRKRYQRAQEEAKEQLR, encoded by the coding sequence ATGCTGCGAAAAATATTGACCTATCCGGATCCGGAGCTGAAGAAACGCTCCCTGCCGGTTACCGTGATCAACGAAAAGACCCGCGAGCTGGTGCGGGACATGGCCGAGACCATGTACGACGCCCCCGGTGTCGGCTTGGCCGCCCCCCAAATCGGGGTGCACCAACGCATCGTGGTGATCGACGTTTCGAGCCAGGACGAGAGCCCCGAGCTGATTGTCGCCATCAACCCCGAGATCGTCCATGCCGAAGGCGAGGCCTACGAGGAGGAGGGGTGCCTGTCGGTACCCAAGTTTTCGGCCAACGTGCGTCGCCATGCCCGCGTGGTGGTGAAGATGCTGAACCTCGATGGTGAAGAGGTGGTGATCCGCGCCGACGACCTCCTGGCCATCGCTTTCCAGCACGAGATCGACCACCTGGACGGCGTCCTCTTCATAGACCACCTCTCCCCGCTCAAGAAGGGGATTTTCCGCAAGCGCTACCAGCGCGCCCAGGAAGAGGCAAAGGAGCAGCTTCGATGA
- a CDS encoding SH3 domain-containing protein produces the protein MKKVLTAALLLLGAGSAALAALPTPRPYSGCGVLILKEGTGWPLESIALYQEPGVQRVAETRPQALPRLSGDDAEPLLAASERRGDWVRVALDEAGRQGWLAKARGWEYREWRDFLPGRTVRLLPGLKKEWYQLRLAPGGDASAAPPLSRDREVRVLEVEKEWARIETPAGWLRWRDPDGRLTVSLKYDTKQKNH, from the coding sequence GTGAAAAAGGTTCTGACCGCCGCCCTGCTCCTTTTGGGCGCCGGCTCGGCGGCCCTGGCCGCCCTCCCCACGCCGCGCCCCTACAGCGGGTGCGGCGTCCTGATCCTCAAAGAGGGGACGGGATGGCCACTGGAGAGCATCGCGCTGTACCAGGAACCCGGCGTGCAGCGGGTCGCCGAGACGAGGCCCCAGGCGCTGCCGCGCCTGTCCGGAGATGACGCGGAGCCGCTTTTGGCGGCGAGCGAGCGGCGCGGCGACTGGGTCAGGGTGGCGCTGGACGAGGCAGGGCGTCAGGGGTGGCTGGCAAAGGCGCGCGGCTGGGAGTACCGCGAGTGGCGAGATTTCCTCCCCGGGCGCACGGTGCGCCTGCTCCCGGGCCTGAAAAAAGAGTGGTACCAGCTGCGGCTGGCACCCGGCGGCGACGCGAGCGCCGCCCCGCCGCTGTCCCGGGACCGGGAGGTCAGGGTGCTCGAAGTGGAAAAGGAGTGGGCCAGGATCGAGACACCGGCCGGGTGGCTGCGCTGGCGCGACCCCGACGGCCGGCTCACCGTCTCACTTAAGTACGACACAAAACAGAAAAACCATTGA
- a CDS encoding flavodoxin family protein — protein sequence MGDAVKVVAIVGSYRKGGMVDQVVDAVLAGATDAGAQVEKVYLLDTHVEFCTNCRLCTQSPGGARGICPIADEMARVLDLVDGCHALVLASPTNFGSVTALTKRFVERLVCYAYWPWGVPAPKVRSKEKPRRAVLVAASAAPGFLARLFTPVVKTLKQSAELLGATCVGTVFVGLAAKEERQDAGQRVLDKARLLGQRLVTRR from the coding sequence ATGGGTGACGCAGTAAAGGTGGTCGCCATCGTAGGAAGCTACCGCAAGGGAGGCATGGTCGACCAGGTGGTGGACGCGGTCCTCGCCGGGGCGACTGATGCCGGCGCGCAGGTCGAGAAGGTCTACCTCCTCGATACCCACGTCGAGTTCTGCACCAACTGCCGGCTCTGCACCCAGTCGCCGGGAGGCGCGCGCGGCATCTGCCCCATCGCCGACGAGATGGCGCGGGTGCTCGATCTGGTGGATGGGTGCCACGCGCTGGTACTTGCCTCGCCAACCAACTTCGGCTCGGTCACGGCGCTGACCAAGCGTTTCGTGGAGCGGCTGGTCTGCTACGCCTACTGGCCCTGGGGAGTGCCCGCTCCCAAGGTGCGCAGCAAGGAGAAACCGAGGCGGGCGGTGCTGGTGGCGGCGAGCGCGGCACCGGGCTTTCTGGCGCGGCTGTTCACGCCGGTCGTGAAGACGCTGAAGCAGAGCGCGGAACTGCTGGGAGCCACGTGCGTGGGGACAGTGTTCGTGGGGCTCGCGGCGAAGGAAGAACGCCAGGATGCCGGACAGCGGGTGCTGGACAAGGCGCGCCTTCTCGGGCAAAGACTGGTGACGCGGCGCTAG
- a CDS encoding CheR family methyltransferase, which translates to MLSGITGSVEPDIAPDTFEVIGRILKARSGFTLDGYKDKCVKRRIHIRVRATHSPSPEAYGELLTQSTAEQDHLLRVLTIHVSHFFRNPTVFEKLGSEILPELLERCDQVRAISVGCAGGEEPYTLALLIKERFPEAADAGRVTILGVDVDSGILEQAREGVYHPDRLAEVSPELLERHFSPEGGRYRLRSEIRSHVLFEHADLNHRQGWDPCDLILCRNVLIYFERERQETILNGFADALSPGGYLVLGKAETLFGTARKRFRTICPVERIYRAL; encoded by the coding sequence ATGCTTAGCGGCATAACTGGCAGCGTCGAACCGGATATCGCCCCTGACACCTTCGAGGTCATCGGGCGCATCCTGAAAGCCCGCTCGGGGTTCACCCTGGACGGCTACAAGGACAAATGCGTCAAGCGGCGCATCCACATCCGCGTCCGCGCCACCCACTCCCCCTCCCCCGAGGCGTACGGCGAACTCCTTACCCAGAGCACGGCGGAACAGGACCACCTGCTCCGGGTGCTTACCATTCACGTTTCCCACTTCTTCAGAAATCCCACCGTCTTCGAAAAGCTGGGCAGCGAGATCCTACCTGAGCTGCTCGAGCGGTGCGATCAGGTGCGAGCCATCAGCGTCGGTTGTGCCGGCGGGGAGGAGCCCTATACACTGGCGCTGCTCATAAAGGAGCGTTTCCCCGAGGCGGCCGACGCGGGACGGGTCACCATACTCGGGGTGGACGTGGACAGCGGCATCCTGGAGCAGGCGCGGGAAGGGGTGTACCATCCGGACCGGCTGGCGGAGGTCTCACCCGAGCTTTTGGAGCGCCACTTCTCCCCCGAGGGGGGACGCTACCGCCTGAGGAGCGAGATTCGCAGCCACGTCCTTTTCGAGCACGCGGACCTGAACCACCGGCAGGGGTGGGACCCCTGCGACCTGATCCTCTGTCGCAACGTGCTGATCTATTTCGAGAGGGAGCGGCAGGAGACCATCCTGAACGGTTTCGCCGACGCCCTTTCCCCCGGAGGCTACCTGGTGCTGGGCAAGGCCGAGACCCTTTTCGGCACCGCCCGCAAGCGCTTCCGGACCATTTGCCCGGTGGAGAGGATTTACCGGGCCCTGTAG
- a CDS encoding thiolase family protein, with protein MTQQFKPREVYVASSYAAPVGRYNGREREALSFLEMAEKAGEVFAGSRIRRSEVGAVVVGCQNPVAFSGVDNTAAKIAGVLGISGAKSVLIDTASSSGASALEYAYLQIASGRCDHVLAIGIQKMSDVSTGQATRIVAGVIDKDEAEFGLSMPACGALVARSLIERLKLSTEEWTAFSALLTQRAHRFAARNPDAHLNFEIPLEEYYRQIVTGKNYRYWWPLRYHDFCPMSDGVAAVLLSATPHEVIVSGVGSATDIPTIADRPYFHSFPATVRAAAEAYAMAGIRKITDFAGKIHVNMHDPFNGFGPINMVDLGFVPRRRILEALLNDELTGEFGSFPTNITGGLKGRGHPLGATGMIQIVENHRLITGGRFQMGLAHSIGGPINNNVVTLLERTSHYRQRSHPDISPWGLPPLGRMKPKNLSVNELLNGEPVQGRFVAATTRFDFKTGDPEGIILIVSCLAHGQRHSFLFGVGGEHYAEIVQLKSGESVSLEKSGEEILVNRIPVKKFYRRTMDGVLELAGSGWKKLTGNG; from the coding sequence GTGACGCAGCAATTCAAACCCAGGGAGGTGTACGTCGCCTCCTCGTATGCCGCCCCTGTGGGGCGCTACAACGGTCGCGAGCGTGAGGCGCTGAGCTTCTTGGAGATGGCCGAAAAGGCGGGGGAAGTGTTCGCCGGGAGCCGGATCCGCCGCTCCGAGGTGGGTGCCGTCGTGGTCGGGTGCCAGAACCCGGTCGCCTTCTCCGGGGTGGACAACACCGCCGCCAAGATCGCCGGCGTGCTCGGCATCTCCGGGGCCAAGTCGGTGCTGATCGACACCGCCTCATCTTCCGGCGCCTCGGCGTTGGAGTACGCCTACCTGCAGATTGCCTCCGGGCGCTGCGACCACGTGCTCGCCATCGGCATCCAGAAGATGAGCGACGTTTCCACCGGCCAGGCGACCCGCATCGTCGCCGGCGTGATCGATAAGGACGAGGCGGAGTTCGGTCTCTCCATGCCCGCCTGCGGCGCCCTGGTGGCCCGCTCGCTGATCGAGCGGTTGAAGCTCTCCACCGAAGAGTGGACCGCCTTCTCCGCGCTCCTGACCCAGAGGGCGCACCGCTTCGCCGCTAGGAACCCCGACGCCCACCTCAATTTCGAGATTCCGCTTGAGGAGTACTACCGCCAGATCGTCACCGGCAAGAACTACCGCTACTGGTGGCCCCTGCGCTACCACGACTTCTGCCCCATGTCCGACGGGGTGGCCGCGGTGCTCCTCTCCGCGACCCCGCACGAGGTGATCGTCTCCGGGGTGGGGAGCGCCACCGACATCCCCACCATCGCCGACCGCCCCTACTTTCACAGCTTCCCCGCCACGGTGCGCGCCGCCGCGGAGGCCTACGCCATGGCCGGCATCAGAAAGATCACCGATTTCGCCGGCAAGATCCACGTCAACATGCACGACCCCTTTAACGGCTTCGGTCCCATCAACATGGTGGACCTCGGCTTCGTTCCCAGGCGCCGCATCCTCGAGGCGCTTTTGAACGACGAGTTGACCGGCGAGTTTGGCAGCTTCCCCACCAACATCACCGGCGGCCTCAAGGGGCGCGGCCACCCGCTGGGCGCCACCGGCATGATCCAGATCGTCGAGAACCACCGCCTGATCACTGGCGGCAGGTTCCAGATGGGGCTCGCCCATTCCATCGGCGGGCCGATCAACAACAACGTGGTGACCCTGCTGGAGCGCACCAGCCATTACCGCCAGCGCTCCCACCCCGATATCTCCCCGTGGGGGCTGCCGCCTTTGGGGCGCATGAAGCCCAAGAACCTGAGCGTTAACGAACTGTTGAACGGCGAGCCGGTGCAGGGGCGCTTCGTCGCCGCCACTACCCGCTTCGACTTCAAGACCGGTGACCCGGAAGGGATCATCCTGATCGTTTCGTGCCTGGCCCACGGCCAGCGCCACTCCTTCCTGTTCGGCGTCGGCGGCGAGCACTACGCCGAGATCGTGCAGCTGAAATCCGGGGAGTCGGTGAGCCTGGAGAAGAGCGGCGAGGAGATCCTGGTGAACCGCATCCCGGTCAAGAAGTTCTACCGGCGCACCATGGACGGGGTGCTGGAGCTGGCCGGCAGCGGCTGGAAGAAGCTCACCGGCAACGGCTAG
- a CDS encoding polysaccharide deacetylase family protein, whose product MRLLRFLLLFLPLYIAAPHAAHARQITEYRALREPVVDRNGRALWAVRSFKEEGVPHRLVVDAATLQSYDLPAADLVPRKEEDFHATRLGRAVTRYTAPPYRLQNGGATRADSAVDGFFLTVDLCPSKRPFERELFEVAEALGHGKAVPVAVMVTGLWLGTHPDEVAYLKGEVAAGRLAVTWVNHSWHHHYDPKAPLADNFLLAPGTDLRAEVLQVEQELLARGLVPSPFFRFPGLVSDGAAMKLLGELALVPIGADAWLAKGEQPRRGSFILVHGNGNEPKGIKLALPLLKGTEVHLMPLAAAFAE is encoded by the coding sequence ATGCGTCTTCTTCGTTTCCTGCTTCTTTTCCTCCCGTTGTACATTGCCGCGCCCCACGCCGCCCATGCCCGGCAGATTACCGAATACCGCGCCCTGCGCGAGCCGGTTGTCGACCGTAACGGCCGGGCGCTGTGGGCCGTCAGGAGCTTCAAGGAGGAAGGGGTTCCGCACCGGCTGGTGGTCGATGCCGCAACCCTGCAGAGCTATGACCTCCCGGCAGCGGACTTGGTCCCCCGGAAGGAGGAAGACTTCCACGCCACGCGGCTGGGCCGCGCTGTCACGCGCTACACCGCTCCCCCGTACCGGCTGCAAAACGGGGGCGCCACCCGCGCCGATTCCGCGGTTGACGGCTTTTTCCTCACCGTCGATCTCTGCCCCTCGAAGCGCCCCTTCGAGCGTGAGCTGTTCGAGGTCGCCGAGGCACTCGGCCACGGCAAGGCGGTCCCGGTGGCCGTCATGGTGACCGGGCTCTGGCTGGGGACCCACCCGGATGAAGTCGCCTATCTGAAGGGGGAGGTGGCGGCGGGTAGGCTGGCGGTCACTTGGGTGAACCACTCCTGGCACCACCACTACGATCCGAAGGCGCCCCTGGCCGACAACTTCCTGCTGGCACCGGGCACCGACCTCCGCGCCGAGGTGCTGCAGGTGGAGCAGGAACTCCTGGCACGCGGCCTGGTTCCTTCCCCCTTCTTCCGCTTTCCCGGGCTGGTTTCCGACGGCGCCGCGATGAAACTGCTGGGCGAACTTGCCCTGGTACCCATCGGCGCCGACGCCTGGCTGGCCAAGGGGGAGCAACCGCGCCGCGGCAGCTTCATCCTGGTGCACGGCAACGGTAACGAGCCCAAGGGGATCAAGCTTGCGCTGCCGCTCTTGAAGGGGACGGAGGTGCATCTCATGCCGCTTGCCGCCGCCTTCGCCGAGTGA
- a CDS encoding methyl-accepting chemotaxis protein produces the protein MYIQIGYKFILGFLAVVAAVVFVPSAVQHLQYSPELTSVLSYTVALTVGLILGSFFSRSFTKNISLLTGATEAISQGDLSRDLEFPATRFPDETHSMAVSINTMQENLRTLVRQIRQTSEQVSESSRTLSSSALEINASTEEVAQAIESISGGAENQAEMLAKSAKVIHEMAISVDLVARRAKETAKAARETSLTAQKGGELATDSVERLKSFFDSVELISMQFMDLNGKLQQVGKIADFIVEMSRQTNLLALNASIEAARAGEYGKGFGVVAEEVRKLADGSAKSATEIVELIDLVKVESRRVQETITDSSRGIIVGKKNLDTTADAFKEILATVVETERKANSIADLSQMQTTGAAKMVSMVDEIAKVAEDNAASTEEVSAATEEQHSAMQEMVYQTQELAKLADELLRSVERFQVEPETAPEPEA, from the coding sequence ATGTACATCCAGATCGGCTACAAGTTCATCCTCGGCTTTCTGGCCGTGGTCGCCGCTGTCGTCTTCGTTCCTTCCGCCGTGCAGCACCTGCAGTACTCACCGGAGCTTACCAGCGTCCTCTCCTACACGGTGGCGCTTACCGTGGGTCTCATCCTGGGTTCCTTCTTCTCCCGGAGCTTCACCAAAAACATCTCCCTTCTGACCGGCGCCACCGAGGCCATCAGCCAGGGGGACCTCTCCCGGGACCTGGAGTTTCCGGCCACCCGCTTCCCCGACGAGACCCACTCCATGGCGGTCTCAATCAACACCATGCAGGAGAACCTACGCACCCTGGTGCGCCAGATCAGGCAGACCTCGGAACAGGTCTCCGAGTCCTCGCGCACCCTCTCATCCAGTGCCCTGGAGATCAACGCCTCTACCGAGGAGGTGGCGCAGGCTATCGAGAGCATCTCGGGCGGCGCCGAGAACCAGGCCGAGATGCTGGCCAAAAGCGCCAAGGTGATCCACGAGATGGCGATCTCGGTGGACCTGGTGGCACGGCGAGCCAAGGAGACGGCCAAGGCGGCCCGGGAGACCAGCCTCACCGCGCAAAAGGGGGGCGAGCTGGCCACCGACTCGGTGGAGCGGCTGAAGAGCTTCTTCGACTCCGTGGAACTGATCAGCATGCAGTTCATGGATCTAAACGGTAAGCTGCAGCAGGTGGGCAAGATCGCCGACTTCATCGTGGAGATGTCGCGGCAGACCAACCTGCTCGCCCTGAACGCCTCCATCGAGGCGGCCCGCGCCGGTGAGTACGGCAAGGGGTTCGGCGTGGTGGCCGAGGAGGTGAGAAAGCTCGCCGACGGCAGCGCCAAGAGCGCCACCGAGATCGTGGAACTGATCGACCTGGTCAAGGTAGAAAGCCGCAGGGTGCAGGAAACCATCACTGACAGCTCGCGCGGCATCATCGTGGGAAAGAAGAACCTCGACACCACCGCGGACGCCTTCAAGGAGATCTTGGCCACCGTCGTCGAGACCGAGAGGAAGGCCAACTCCATCGCCGACCTGTCCCAGATGCAGACCACCGGCGCAGCCAAGATGGTGAGCATGGTAGACGAGATTGCCAAAGTGGCCGAGGACAACGCGGCCTCCACCGAGGAGGTTTCCGCCGCCACCGAAGAGCAGCACTCGGCCATGCAGGAGATGGTGTACCAGACCCAGGAGCTCGCGAAGCTCGCCGACGAGCTGCTGCGCTCCGTGGAGCGCTTCCAGGTCGAGCCTGAGACCGCACCGGAGCCCGAGGCGTGA
- a CDS encoding chemotaxis protein CheW has translation MTAERLLLFSAARQLFALNLQEVCEVMEPQQCYPFAGAPPHYQGLINFHGNLTALVDLAGYLRLQGRPVPGKILVIDTRLAHLALKVEAVGSILDASSITGASSHEDPLTEALLETPQGSVRLLRLEALLNGLEEELQECAPNNAKPGGS, from the coding sequence GTGACCGCCGAACGCCTGCTCCTGTTCAGCGCGGCGCGGCAGCTGTTCGCCCTGAACCTGCAGGAGGTCTGCGAGGTGATGGAGCCGCAACAGTGCTATCCCTTTGCAGGAGCGCCGCCGCACTACCAGGGTCTGATCAATTTCCACGGCAATCTCACGGCGCTGGTGGACCTGGCCGGCTACCTTCGCCTGCAGGGGCGCCCGGTACCCGGTAAGATCCTGGTGATCGACACCAGGCTCGCCCACCTCGCCCTCAAGGTGGAGGCGGTAGGATCTATCCTTGATGCCAGCAGCATCACCGGCGCGAGCTCCCACGAGGACCCGCTCACCGAGGCGCTGCTCGAGACGCCGCAGGGGAGCGTTCGGCTGCTCCGCCTGGAGGCGCTTTTAAATGGCCTGGAGGAGGAGCTGCAGGAATGCGCCCCCAACAATGCCAAACCAGGAGGTAGCTGA
- a CDS encoding pyridoxal phosphate-dependent aminotransferase — MRNEIVTPGAGELTYEIRNIVTVAEKVQRLGVKINWENIGDPIVKGETIPLWMKEIVAAEAMHDESYAYCPTRGVLETREFICSITNKRGGAQITPDDIIFFNGLGDAIAKVYGNLRAESRVLMPSPTYTTHSIGEAAHANAVPVCYRLKPEDNWYPDMEDLECHVKYNPQISGIMLINPDNPTGMVYPPEVLKQIVAIAKKYDLFLIADEVYSNIVYNGEHTVPISDVIGEVPAIAMKGISKELPWPGSRCGWIEVYNGERDSRFKKFVNSILSSKMNEVCSTTLPQRCLPAVMKHPEYHNYLNERIGRYEKMSNIMYDALSKIPELSVNRTNGAFYMAVPFKPGVLNNTQSLPIQNPDIRALVEGIVNQPGVAPDKRFVYYILAHTGICVVPLSSFNTELLGFRVTLLERDEEECRKIYRTLTDNIAAYLAS, encoded by the coding sequence ATGCGCAACGAAATAGTCACTCCCGGCGCGGGAGAACTGACCTACGAAATCCGAAACATCGTCACCGTAGCCGAAAAAGTGCAGCGCCTCGGGGTGAAGATCAACTGGGAAAACATTGGAGACCCTATCGTCAAGGGTGAGACCATCCCGCTCTGGATGAAGGAGATCGTAGCGGCCGAAGCGATGCACGACGAGAGCTACGCCTACTGCCCCACCCGCGGTGTGCTGGAGACCCGCGAGTTCATCTGCAGCATCACCAACAAGCGGGGCGGCGCGCAGATCACCCCGGATGACATCATCTTCTTCAACGGCCTGGGCGACGCTATCGCCAAGGTCTACGGGAACCTCAGGGCCGAAAGCCGCGTGCTGATGCCGTCGCCGACCTACACCACCCACTCCATCGGCGAAGCCGCCCACGCCAACGCGGTCCCGGTCTGCTACCGACTGAAGCCCGAGGACAACTGGTACCCGGACATGGAAGACCTGGAGTGCCACGTCAAGTACAACCCGCAGATCTCGGGCATCATGCTCATCAACCCGGACAACCCGACCGGCATGGTCTACCCCCCCGAGGTGCTCAAGCAGATCGTGGCTATCGCCAAGAAGTACGACCTGTTCCTGATCGCCGACGAGGTCTACAGCAACATCGTCTATAACGGCGAGCACACCGTTCCCATCTCCGACGTGATCGGCGAGGTGCCGGCCATCGCCATGAAGGGGATCTCCAAGGAACTCCCCTGGCCCGGCTCGCGCTGCGGCTGGATCGAGGTCTACAACGGCGAGCGCGACTCGCGCTTCAAGAAGTTCGTCAACTCCATCCTCTCCTCGAAGATGAACGAGGTCTGCTCCACCACGCTGCCGCAGCGCTGCCTGCCGGCCGTGATGAAGCACCCGGAGTACCATAACTACCTGAACGAGCGCATCGGCCGCTACGAGAAGATGAGCAACATCATGTACGACGCGCTGTCCAAGATCCCGGAACTGTCGGTGAACCGCACCAACGGCGCCTTCTACATGGCGGTCCCTTTCAAGCCCGGCGTCCTGAACAACACGCAGAGCCTGCCGATCCAGAACCCGGACATCCGCGCGCTGGTGGAAGGGATCGTGAACCAGCCGGGTGTTGCGCCGGACAAGCGCTTCGTCTACTACATCCTGGCCCACACCGGGATCTGCGTGGTGCCGCTCTCCTCCTTCAACACCGAACTGCTCGGCTTCCGCGTCACGCTGCTGGAGCGCGACGAGGAGGAGTGCCGCAAGATCTACCGCACCCTGACCGACAACATCGCCGCCTACCTCGCCTCCTAG
- a CDS encoding VOC family protein, with protein sequence MVEKIKNIVVFVKDIKAARRFYREQLGLAAGQETEYMMEFLPAEGTGLGVSLAMHEAAQKLVGRHTGITFTVKGLEELYAKLTREGVRFTEPLEKSPWGKMAVVADPDGNEFALVEM encoded by the coding sequence ATGGTAGAGAAAATTAAGAATATTGTTGTATTTGTCAAGGACATCAAAGCCGCGCGCCGTTTTTATCGTGAGCAGCTGGGCCTTGCGGCCGGGCAGGAGACCGAGTACATGATGGAGTTTCTCCCCGCCGAGGGAACCGGCCTGGGTGTGTCGCTCGCCATGCACGAGGCGGCGCAGAAGCTGGTCGGTCGCCACACCGGCATCACCTTCACGGTCAAGGGGCTCGAGGAGCTCTACGCAAAGCTCACCCGCGAGGGGGTCCGCTTCACCGAGCCGCTGGAGAAAAGCCCGTGGGGCAAAATGGCGGTTGTCGCCGATCCGGACGGCAACGAATTCGCCCTGGTGGAAATGTGA
- the fmt gene encoding methionyl-tRNA formyltransferase, giving the protein MTGLRIIFMGTPEFACPTLRTLIERGENVVAVVTQPDRPKGRGQQTLPPPVKVVAEQHGIPVLQPVKVRLPESIEQIRALEPDLIVVIAFGQILPKALLDIPKHGCINVHASLLPRYRGAAPLNWCIINGEDETGVTTMMMDVGLDTGDMLLKSATPIDPDEDTQSLHDRMSLLGAELLAQTLDRLVAGELTPEKQDDSLTCYAPMMKKEDGLIDWTRSARDIKNQVRGMTPWPGAFSYLDDKLLKVYKVQTAAGTGTPGEVVSAGRDGIEVACGEGSLLIRELQLEGKKRMAAGDFLAGYKVPAGSLLGRKDGAVGA; this is encoded by the coding sequence ATGACCGGTTTGCGCATTATCTTCATGGGAACCCCCGAATTCGCCTGCCCGACCCTGCGCACCCTGATCGAGCGCGGTGAAAACGTGGTGGCCGTGGTCACCCAGCCCGACCGTCCCAAGGGGAGGGGGCAGCAGACTCTGCCGCCGCCGGTGAAGGTGGTGGCCGAACAGCACGGCATCCCGGTGCTGCAGCCGGTGAAGGTGCGCCTGCCGGAGTCCATCGAGCAGATCCGCGCCCTGGAGCCGGACCTGATCGTCGTGATCGCGTTCGGGCAGATCCTCCCCAAGGCGCTTCTGGACATCCCCAAACACGGCTGCATCAACGTGCACGCCTCGCTTCTGCCGCGCTACCGTGGCGCCGCGCCGCTCAACTGGTGCATCATCAACGGCGAGGATGAGACCGGGGTGACCACCATGATGATGGACGTCGGCCTCGACACCGGCGACATGCTCCTGAAGAGCGCCACCCCGATCGACCCGGACGAGGACACCCAGAGCCTGCACGACCGCATGTCGCTGCTGGGCGCGGAACTGCTGGCCCAGACCCTGGACCGGCTGGTGGCCGGGGAACTGACCCCGGAGAAGCAAGACGACTCGCTCACCTGCTACGCCCCGATGATGAAGAAAGAGGACGGCCTCATCGACTGGACCAGGAGCGCCCGCGACATCAAGAACCAGGTGCGCGGCATGACCCCGTGGCCCGGCGCCTTCAGCTACCTCGACGATAAGCTGTTGAAGGTGTACAAGGTGCAGACCGCCGCCGGAACCGGTACGCCGGGCGAGGTGGTCTCCGCCGGCCGCGACGGCATCGAGGTCGCCTGCGGCGAGGGGAGCTTGCTGATCCGCGAGCTGCAGCTGGAAGGGAAGAAACGGATGGCCGCCGGTGATTTCCTCGCCGGGTACAAAGTGCCGGCCGGTTCGCTGCTGGGCAGGAAGGATGGCGCAGTTGGGGCATAA